One region of Acidobacteriota bacterium genomic DNA includes:
- a CDS encoding SLC13 family permease — MTIEIGFLLALLAGMVYLFLTEKLPVDLTAFAGLVILTLTGYLTADEAFTGFASSAVITMLSIFIVSAALLHTGLADMVGSRLHRWVGNREVPLIITLMLIAGVLSAFMNNIAATAVLMPAVAALARQAKIPPSRLFMPLAFGAILGGTTTLVGTPPNILAAEMLRERGLEPFELFDFTPIGLAILAIGVLFMTTLGRRLLPTRETHGPALSEAGDLAQVYQLDQELFTLRIPESSPLNGLTLGEAKLGTALGTQVVAIERRGKRRPAPAADTLLRGGDSLFIQGRIADLEEMLRLKNLRVSKATTADIPLPRGGIGGAQLALSAGSSFVGKTLRELDFRKRCGLVVLAIERGDELLLRQVGSEVLAAGDHLLALGHRRDLEALSESRDLEVLALGFKALSPMRDELFQIAIPEGSALAGMTLAGSRLGELSGPAVAGIIRGEEILLIVSPDEVLRAGDRLLLTGKPSRIVSLVELGDVELEEGVGSAEPAVFESDEVAVVEASVAPRSAAIGQSLGDLRFRDRYGLQVLALWRRGEPVHHRLARLALEVGDALLLQGPREKIGQLAAESDFVVLSARHEVPRRTRKAPFALGGLLLMVAMVMAGFQPIHVAAFTAATVVVLLGAVTMEEAYRAIEWRAIFLVAAVLPVGVAMERTGAAQLIADQVGELAGPWGPYAVLGALVVLSSILSQGLDGAPAVVLLTPVVLQTAEGMGVSPYPFMMGASLAASAAFMTPFSHKANLLVMGAGGYRSMDYLKVGTPLTIVLLAVMTAMIPLFFPF; from the coding sequence ATGACCATCGAGATCGGTTTCCTGCTAGCCCTGCTGGCCGGCATGGTCTACCTGTTTCTCACCGAGAAGCTGCCCGTCGACCTGACCGCCTTCGCCGGCCTGGTGATCCTCACCCTCACCGGCTACCTCACTGCCGACGAGGCCTTCACCGGCTTCGCCTCCTCGGCGGTGATCACCATGCTGTCGATCTTCATCGTCAGCGCCGCCCTCCTCCACACCGGTCTCGCCGACATGGTGGGCTCGCGCCTGCACCGCTGGGTCGGCAACCGCGAAGTGCCCCTGATCATCACCTTGATGCTGATCGCCGGCGTGCTCTCGGCCTTCATGAACAACATCGCCGCCACCGCCGTCTTGATGCCGGCGGTGGCCGCCCTGGCGCGGCAAGCCAAGATCCCGCCGTCGCGGCTGTTCATGCCCCTGGCCTTCGGTGCCATTCTCGGCGGCACCACCACCCTGGTGGGCACGCCGCCCAACATCCTGGCCGCGGAAATGCTGCGCGAGCGCGGCCTCGAGCCCTTCGAGCTCTTCGACTTCACCCCCATCGGCCTCGCCATTCTGGCAATCGGCGTGCTCTTCATGACCACCCTCGGCCGGCGGCTCCTGCCGACTCGCGAGACCCATGGCCCGGCCCTCTCGGAGGCCGGCGACCTGGCCCAGGTCTACCAGCTCGACCAAGAGCTCTTCACCCTCCGCATCCCCGAAAGCTCGCCGCTCAACGGCCTGACCCTCGGCGAAGCCAAGCTCGGCACCGCCCTGGGCACTCAGGTGGTGGCCATCGAACGGCGCGGCAAGCGTCGGCCGGCGCCCGCCGCCGACACCCTGCTGCGCGGCGGCGATTCACTCTTCATCCAGGGCCGCATCGCCGACCTGGAAGAGATGCTGCGGCTCAAGAACCTGCGCGTGAGCAAAGCGACGACGGCCGACATCCCGCTGCCTCGCGGCGGCATCGGCGGCGCCCAACTGGCCCTGTCGGCGGGCTCGAGCTTCGTCGGCAAGACGCTCCGTGAGCTCGATTTCCGCAAGCGCTGCGGCCTCGTCGTACTGGCCATCGAGCGTGGTGACGAGCTACTCCTGCGCCAGGTCGGCTCGGAAGTTCTCGCAGCCGGCGACCACCTCCTCGCCCTCGGCCACCGCCGCGACCTCGAAGCGCTGTCCGAGAGCCGCGATCTCGAAGTCCTCGCCCTCGGTTTCAAGGCGCTCTCGCCGATGCGTGACGAGCTCTTCCAGATCGCCATTCCGGAGGGCTCGGCCCTCGCCGGCATGACCCTCGCCGGCAGCCGCCTCGGCGAGCTCTCGGGACCGGCCGTCGCCGGCATCATTCGCGGCGAGGAGATCCTGCTCATCGTTTCTCCGGACGAGGTTCTGCGCGCGGGCGATCGGCTGCTCCTCACCGGCAAGCCATCGCGCATCGTCAGCCTGGTCGAGCTCGGCGATGTCGAGCTCGAAGAGGGCGTCGGCTCGGCCGAACCGGCGGTTTTCGAGTCCGACGAGGTGGCCGTCGTCGAAGCCTCCGTGGCGCCGCGCTCGGCGGCCATCGGTCAGTCCCTCGGCGATTTGCGCTTCCGCGACCGCTATGGCCTTCAGGTGCTGGCCCTGTGGCGCCGCGGCGAGCCGGTGCATCATCGCCTGGCGCGCCTCGCCCTCGAGGTCGGTGACGCCCTGCTGCTGCAGGGCCCGCGGGAGAAGATCGGTCAGCTCGCGGCGGAGTCCGACTTCGTTGTCCTCTCGGCGCGCCACGAAGTGCCGCGCCGCACCCGCAAGGCGCCCTTCGCCCTCGGCGGACTGCTGCTGATGGTCGCCATGGTGATGGCCGGTTTCCAGCCGATTCACGTCGCCGCCTTCACCGCCGCCACGGTGGTGGTTCTGCTCGGCGCCGTCACCATGGAAGAGGCCTACCGGGCGATCGAATGGCGCGCCATCTTCCTGGTCGCTGCGGTGCTGCCGGTGGGGGTCGCCATGGAGCGCACCGGCGCCGCCCAGCTGATCGCCGATCAGGTCGGCGAGCTCGCCGGCCCCTGGGGCCCTTACGCCGTCCTCGGTGCCCTGGTGGTGCTGTCGAGCATACTCAGCCAGGGCCTCGACGGCGCCCCGGCGGTGGTGCTGCTGACGCCGGTGGTGCTGCAAACCGCCGAGGGCATGGGGGTCAGCCCCTACCCCTTCATGATGGGAGCCAGCCTGGCCGCCTCGGCCGCCTTCATGACGCCCTTCAGCCACAAAGCCAACCTGCTGGTGATGGGTGCCGGCGGCTATCGCTCGATGGACTACCTCAAGGTGGGGACGCCGCTGACCATCGTCCTGCTCGCCGTCATGACGGCGATGATCCCGCTGTTCTTCCCGTTCTAG
- a CDS encoding ATP-grasp domain-containing protein, with protein sequence MKALKEVGARVTGIGERPLAYLSDDLKSWLDGYEEVRSVVDEGAMLEAVRRIQKRGPWVDLLEATVEAHILPVAKVREACGIPGTSVRTAWLCRDKPAMKEALRQGGIPCAQSTGAESPPEARAFAERVGYPLIFKPRSGAGAAGTIRVDDDRGLERAIAEHRLAHGGSVAIEEFIEGHEGFWDTLSVRGEPLHEFISHYYPRVLDAMRSREVNPYLVTTNRLEAESYQEVRHLGRKVIEILGIGTSATHMEWFFGPKGLKFSEIGCRPPGVGVWDVYSAANDIDVYREWAMTLVHGRRGEDASRRFSAGMIALRPSGDGRIAGYEGIDEMQNAFGQWVIDAHLPPPGSPTQPVEAGYMANAWVRMRHPDYDELRRIFDIVGRKVRVHAH encoded by the coding sequence GTGAAGGCCCTCAAGGAGGTCGGGGCCCGCGTCACCGGCATCGGCGAGCGCCCCCTCGCCTACCTCAGCGACGACCTCAAGTCGTGGCTCGACGGCTACGAAGAAGTGCGCTCGGTGGTCGATGAAGGGGCGATGCTCGAGGCGGTGCGGCGGATCCAGAAGCGCGGCCCCTGGGTCGACCTGCTGGAGGCCACCGTCGAGGCCCACATCCTGCCCGTCGCCAAGGTGCGCGAGGCCTGCGGCATTCCCGGCACCTCGGTGCGCACCGCCTGGCTGTGCCGCGACAAGCCGGCGATGAAGGAAGCGCTGCGCCAGGGCGGCATTCCCTGCGCTCAGTCGACCGGCGCCGAATCGCCGCCGGAGGCCCGCGCCTTCGCCGAGCGCGTCGGTTATCCGCTGATCTTCAAGCCGCGCAGCGGCGCCGGCGCCGCCGGCACCATAAGGGTCGACGACGACCGCGGCCTCGAGCGGGCGATTGCCGAGCACCGCCTGGCCCACGGCGGCTCCGTCGCCATCGAGGAGTTCATCGAGGGCCACGAGGGCTTCTGGGACACCCTTTCGGTGCGCGGCGAGCCGCTTCACGAGTTCATCTCCCACTACTACCCGCGGGTCCTCGACGCCATGCGCAGCCGCGAGGTCAATCCCTACCTGGTGACCACCAACCGCCTCGAGGCGGAGAGCTACCAAGAGGTCCGTCACCTCGGCCGCAAGGTCATCGAGATCCTCGGCATCGGCACCTCCGCCACCCACATGGAGTGGTTCTTCGGCCCCAAGGGCCTGAAATTCTCGGAGATCGGCTGCCGGCCACCGGGGGTCGGCGTGTGGGACGTCTACTCCGCTGCCAACGACATCGACGTCTATCGTGAATGGGCCATGACTCTGGTTCATGGGCGCCGCGGAGAGGATGCGTCGCGCCGCTTCTCCGCCGGCATGATCGCCCTGCGCCCGAGCGGCGACGGCCGCATCGCCGGCTACGAGGGCATCGACGAAATGCAGAACGCCTTCGGCCAGTGGGTGATCGACGCCCACCTGCCGCCGCCGGGCAGCCCGACCCAGCCGGTGGAGGCGGGCTACATGGCGAACGCCTGGGTGCGCATGCGCCACCCGGACTACGACGAGCTGCGCCGCATCTTCGACATCGTCGGTCGCAAGGTGAGGGTCCACGCCCATTAA
- a CDS encoding glycogen synthase gives MKICLAASEVAPFAKTGGLADVVAALSRDLSRRGHDVRTFLPFYSRIDLGEAPLHAVEFLQRIPLDIGRQRYHFSVATTPLPDSSLWVYLIDCPALFHRSSLYGNDPDEHHRFILFSRAVLESCQRMGWAPEVVHANDWHTGLLPLYLRSLYGWDRLFADTKTLLTIHNIAYQGIFPGSILPDLGLGDHARLLHQEDLAADQIGFLKTGILYADGLSTVSRTHAREIQTERYGFGLDRLLRARSDRLVGIVNGVDYGDWDPAGDPHLPHPYGADDLDPKESNKQHLLEQLAMPYRQGLPLLGVVSRLTHQKGFDLTFEALPECLAAGRAQLIALGTGERSVERFFQGLQQRFPGQVCFIRAYSNELAHLIEAAADIFLMPSRYEPCGLNQMYSLKYGTPPIVRRTGGLADTVEPWDGSRREGTGFVFEHADVQGFRWALNQALEAYGDRAGWRRLQQNGMAQDFSWQRQGALYEELYRRLAS, from the coding sequence GTGAAGATCTGCCTCGCCGCCTCCGAGGTCGCCCCTTTCGCCAAGACCGGCGGCCTGGCGGATGTCGTCGCGGCCCTGTCGCGGGATCTCAGCCGGCGCGGCCACGACGTCCGCACCTTCCTGCCCTTCTACTCGCGCATCGACCTCGGCGAGGCGCCGCTCCACGCGGTCGAGTTCCTGCAGCGCATTCCCCTCGACATCGGCCGCCAGCGCTACCACTTTTCGGTCGCCACCACGCCGCTCCCGGACTCGTCCCTGTGGGTCTATTTGATCGACTGCCCGGCGCTCTTCCATCGCTCGAGCCTGTACGGCAACGACCCCGACGAGCACCACCGTTTCATCCTGTTCAGTCGCGCCGTGCTGGAGAGCTGTCAGCGCATGGGGTGGGCGCCGGAGGTGGTGCACGCCAACGACTGGCACACCGGCCTGCTGCCCCTCTACCTGCGCAGCCTCTACGGCTGGGATCGCCTGTTCGCCGACACCAAAACGCTGCTCACCATCCACAACATCGCCTACCAGGGCATCTTCCCGGGCTCCATCCTGCCGGACCTCGGTCTCGGCGACCATGCGCGGCTGCTCCACCAGGAGGACCTGGCAGCGGATCAGATCGGCTTCCTCAAGACCGGCATCCTCTACGCCGACGGCCTCTCCACGGTCAGCCGCACCCACGCGCGGGAGATCCAGACGGAGCGCTACGGCTTCGGCCTCGACCGCCTGCTGCGGGCGCGCTCGGACCGGCTGGTGGGCATCGTCAACGGGGTCGACTACGGCGACTGGGATCCGGCGGGGGATCCTCACCTGCCCCACCCTTACGGTGCCGACGATCTCGACCCCAAGGAGAGCAACAAGCAGCACCTGCTGGAACAGCTCGCCATGCCCTACCGCCAAGGCCTGCCACTCCTCGGTGTGGTTTCGCGGCTGACTCACCAGAAGGGCTTCGACCTGACCTTCGAAGCGCTCCCCGAGTGCCTGGCGGCGGGCCGCGCCCAGCTGATCGCGCTGGGCACCGGCGAACGCTCCGTCGAGCGCTTCTTCCAGGGCCTGCAGCAGCGCTTTCCCGGCCAGGTTTGCTTCATCCGCGCCTACAGCAACGAGCTCGCCCATCTCATCGAGGCCGCCGCCGACATCTTCCTGATGCCGTCCCGCTACGAGCCCTGCGGCCTCAACCAGATGTACAGCCTGAAGTACGGCACCCCTCCGATCGTGCGTCGCACCGGCGGCCTGGCGGATACGGTCGAGCCCTGGGACGGCAGCCGCCGGGAGGGCACCGGATTCGTCTTCGAGCACGCCGACGTCCAGGGCTTCCGCTGGGCCCTGAATCAGGCCCTCGAGGCCTACGGCGACCGCGCGGGCTGGCGCCGGCTGCAGCAGAACGGCATGGCCCAGGACTTCTCCTGGCAGCGCCAAGGGGCCCTCTACGAAGAGCTCTACCGTCGCCTCGCGAGTTGA